In a single window of the Methylococcus sp. Mc7 genome:
- a CDS encoding ATP-binding protein codes for MRSIRRRLIAALLATIAGAVGAGAYATYSAARFEVDALLDYQLRQFALSLGDQAYPPPVRRGRDDLDFVIQVWSPEGVQLYFSHPHRSLPGLVGNGYATIETREGAWRVFALPLGRQVIQVAQPMSVRNKLALEAASRVLAPFVVLLPVLSLAIWFIVGRGLAPLRRLARAVAARTPQSLTPLPETRIPEEALPLVHSLNDLLARLSEALAAQRAFIADAAHELRTPIAAMQLQADLAEHAGTADERAAAMEDLKAGVRRAARAVQQLLTLARQEPDAVSVPLTRVVLADIARQVVAEHAGLAARKSIDFGFAEVDADLSVTGDPGALHTLLANLVDNAVHYTPQGGVVDVSVRRGEDGRPCLEVADTGPGIPAAERSRVFDRFYRGAETTEAGTGLGLAIVRAIADRHGATVTLAERVEKGLCVRVLFPAQDLLELGRT; via the coding sequence ATGAGGTCCATCCGGCGAAGGCTGATCGCGGCGCTGCTCGCGACCATCGCCGGGGCTGTCGGCGCCGGAGCCTACGCGACTTATTCCGCGGCCAGGTTCGAGGTGGACGCTCTGCTGGATTACCAGCTGCGCCAATTCGCACTGTCCCTGGGGGATCAAGCCTATCCGCCTCCCGTACGCCGGGGCCGCGACGATCTGGACTTCGTCATCCAGGTCTGGAGCCCAGAGGGCGTTCAGCTCTATTTCTCCCATCCGCACCGCTCACTGCCGGGCCTCGTCGGCAACGGTTACGCCACCATCGAGACCCGCGAGGGCGCCTGGCGGGTGTTCGCCTTGCCGCTGGGCCGGCAGGTGATCCAGGTCGCGCAGCCCATGAGCGTGCGCAACAAGCTGGCGCTGGAGGCCGCGTCCCGGGTGCTGGCGCCGTTCGTCGTGCTGCTGCCGGTGTTGAGCCTGGCGATCTGGTTCATCGTGGGGCGGGGGCTGGCGCCACTGCGGCGGCTGGCGCGGGCGGTGGCGGCGCGCACTCCGCAATCCCTGACGCCCCTGCCCGAAACGCGCATCCCCGAGGAAGCGCTGCCGCTGGTCCATTCCCTGAACGACCTGCTTGCGCGCTTGTCGGAAGCTTTGGCCGCGCAAAGAGCGTTCATCGCCGACGCGGCGCACGAGCTGCGCACCCCGATCGCCGCCATGCAGCTCCAGGCGGACCTGGCCGAGCATGCGGGAACCGCGGACGAGCGCGCCGCGGCGATGGAGGATCTCAAGGCCGGCGTCCGGCGCGCGGCCCGGGCGGTGCAGCAGCTCTTGACGCTGGCCCGCCAGGAGCCCGACGCCGTTTCGGTGCCGTTGACCCGTGTGGTGCTGGCGGACATCGCCCGGCAGGTGGTGGCGGAACACGCGGGCCTGGCGGCCCGGAAATCGATCGATTTCGGCTTCGCGGAAGTCGATGCCGATCTGAGCGTCACCGGCGATCCAGGCGCCTTGCATACCCTGCTGGCGAATCTGGTCGACAACGCCGTGCATTACACCCCCCAGGGCGGGGTCGTGGACGTCTCGGTGCGGCGAGGCGAGGACGGCCGGCCCTGCCTCGAGGTCGCGGATACCGGCCCCGGCATTCCCGCCGCCGAGCGCAGCCGGGTCTTCGACCGTTTCTACCGCGGCGCGGAAACCACGGAAGCCGGGACGGGGCTGGGTCTTGCCATCGTCCGCGCGATTGCCGACCGTCACGGCGCCACTGTCACGCTTGCCGAGAGGGTGGAAAAGGGGCTTTGCGTACGCGTTCTCTTCCCCGCGCAAGATCTGCTCGAGCTCGGCCGGACCTGA
- the yegQ gene encoding tRNA 5-hydroxyuridine modification protein YegQ has translation MRPVELLSPAGTLKNLRYAFAYGADAVYAGQPRYSLRVRNNDFLEKNLALGIAEAHRLGKKFYLAANVLPHNAKIKTFIKDMAPVVAMGPDALIMADPGLILMAREAWPEMPIHLSVQANTVNFAAVKFWQSVGIARIILSRELSLDEIAEIRQHCPDTELEVFVHGALCIAYSGRCLLSGYFNHRDPNQGTCTNACRWKYDVAPARENAEGDYVPGALRLNLAELNGNLADCGSAERHPLADEVYFLEEENRPGELMPVMEDEHGTYIMNSKDLRAVEHVRRLVEIGVDSLKIEGRTKSHYYVARTAQVYRRAIDDALAGRKFDWNLLGVLENLAQRGYTDGFYQRHHTQDYQNYVRGYSESHRQQFVAEVTGFDAGVAEVTVKNKFGVGDRLELIRPEGNLDFVLAGMEDSQGNAMQEAPGGGWEVRIPLPAPCGDTALLSRYL, from the coding sequence ATGCGCCCTGTCGAACTGCTCTCCCCCGCCGGCACCCTGAAGAACCTGCGTTACGCCTTCGCCTATGGCGCCGACGCCGTCTATGCCGGCCAGCCGCGGTACTCGCTGCGGGTCCGCAACAACGACTTCCTGGAGAAAAACCTGGCACTGGGCATCGCCGAGGCCCACCGCCTGGGCAAGAAGTTCTATCTCGCCGCCAACGTGCTGCCCCACAACGCGAAGATCAAGACTTTCATCAAGGACATGGCGCCCGTGGTCGCGATGGGGCCGGATGCGTTGATCATGGCCGATCCCGGCCTCATCCTGATGGCGCGCGAGGCTTGGCCGGAGATGCCGATTCATCTGTCGGTGCAGGCCAACACCGTGAATTTCGCCGCGGTGAAATTCTGGCAGTCCGTCGGCATCGCCCGGATCATCCTCTCGCGCGAGCTCTCGCTCGACGAGATCGCCGAAATCCGCCAGCATTGCCCGGACACGGAGCTCGAGGTCTTCGTCCATGGCGCGCTGTGCATCGCCTACTCCGGCCGCTGCCTGCTCTCCGGTTATTTCAATCACCGCGACCCCAACCAGGGCACCTGCACCAACGCCTGCCGCTGGAAGTACGACGTCGCCCCGGCGCGGGAGAACGCCGAGGGAGACTATGTTCCGGGGGCGCTGCGGCTGAACCTGGCGGAGCTTAACGGAAACCTGGCGGACTGCGGCTCCGCCGAACGCCACCCGCTGGCCGACGAGGTGTATTTCCTGGAAGAGGAAAACCGCCCCGGCGAGCTGATGCCGGTGATGGAGGACGAACACGGCACCTACATCATGAATTCCAAGGATCTGCGCGCGGTCGAACACGTGCGGCGGCTGGTGGAGATCGGGGTCGACAGCCTGAAGATCGAGGGCCGCACCAAGTCCCATTACTATGTGGCCCGCACCGCCCAGGTCTACCGCCGGGCCATCGACGACGCGCTGGCGGGTCGGAAATTCGACTGGAACCTGCTCGGCGTGCTGGAAAACCTGGCGCAGCGCGGCTACACGGACGGGTTCTACCAGCGCCACCATACCCAGGATTACCAGAACTACGTGCGGGGATACTCCGAAAGCCACCGCCAACAGTTCGTCGCCGAAGTCACCGGATTCGACGCCGGCGTGGCTGAAGTGACGGTCAAGAACAAGTTCGGCGTGGGCGACCGGCTGGAGCTGATCCGCCCCGAAGGCAACCTCGATTTCGTCCTGGCCGGCATGGAGGACTCCCAGGGCAACGCCATGCAGGAAGCTCCCGGCGGCGGATGGGAAGTCAGGATTCCCCTGCCCGCGCCCTGCGGCGATACTGCCTTGCTGTCACGCTACCTCTAA
- a CDS encoding response regulator, translated as MRILLVEDDAMIGKSVQLGLKREGYAVDWVRDGVAAELALASGVHELLILDLGIPRKSGLEVLEALRAGRNPMPALIITARDSVADRVAGLDSGADDYLVKPFDLEELSARVRALARRRVGRPTPLIEHDGLKVNPMTREVWLNGVPVQLSGREYALLTALLEHPGMPLSRAQLEERIYGWGEEVESNTIEVYVHSLRRKLGARRIVNVRGVGYLMPRQS; from the coding sequence ATGCGCATATTGTTGGTGGAAGACGACGCCATGATCGGCAAGAGCGTCCAGCTCGGGCTGAAGCGGGAAGGCTACGCGGTCGACTGGGTGAGGGACGGGGTGGCTGCGGAGCTGGCGCTCGCGAGCGGCGTGCACGAGCTGCTGATCCTGGATCTCGGCATCCCGCGCAAATCCGGTCTGGAAGTGCTCGAGGCGCTCCGGGCGGGTCGGAATCCCATGCCGGCCTTGATCATCACGGCACGCGATTCGGTCGCGGACCGGGTCGCGGGGCTGGACTCGGGGGCCGACGATTACCTGGTCAAGCCGTTCGATCTGGAAGAACTCTCCGCCCGCGTACGCGCCTTGGCGCGCCGCCGGGTAGGGCGGCCGACGCCGCTGATCGAGCACGACGGGCTCAAGGTGAATCCGATGACCCGGGAGGTGTGGCTGAACGGGGTGCCGGTCCAGCTTTCGGGGCGCGAATATGCCCTGCTCACCGCTCTGCTCGAACATCCGGGCATGCCCTTGTCGCGGGCTCAGCTCGAAGAGCGAATCTACGGCTGGGGTGAAGAGGTGGAAAGCAACACGATCGAGGTCTACGTCCATTCACTCCGCCGCAAGCTCGGCGCTCGGCGGATCGTCAACGTGCGCGGGGTCGGCTATCTCATGCCGAGGCAGTCATGA